Within Bdellovibrio bacteriovorus HD100, the genomic segment AGCTTCCTGCTATTCTTGTCGGGCTCTCTCCTTCTCTCCGACGTGCTTGGAGCACGCCTCCGTTTCGGAGAGAACCCTCCGCCTTGCATTCGAGCCCTTTTGAGCGACCTTGGTTTTGGGGTGGCTTTGGGGGACTGGCTCAAAAGCTCGCCTTTGGCGGGCTTTTTTGCGTTTTGGGAGAGAGTGTTCGTAAGTTTTTTATTGAGGATACTTAGATGGAAATAAATAGATTAGCCGATCGAAGTTTTCGTCAGTTGACGTCGTCGAAGACGGGTGAGGAGTTTTCCTTGTCGGCGGTGATCTCAGGTGCTTTGGGGGCTCAGGGGCTTTTTATTTCTCATGAGATATTGGAGCCTGGGAAGTCTTCATCGGCGCCTCACTTTCATAACGGCACGGATGAAGTGGTTTTCGTTACCAAAGGCAGTGTCGTTGCCAAGGAAGGTTCCGAAGAGCTGATCTTGCTGGTCGGTGACAGTGCTTGCTTTAAGGCTCAAAGTGGGTTGCCACATTTTATTTCTAATCAATCCAGTGAGGTGGCCGAGTTTGTTCTGATTCGTTCTCGTCTTGACCAATCCGATGTCGTTTATGGCTAAAAGGCCCGTTGCGCAAGTTGTGCAACGAGCCCTTTCGTTAGTCTAATCCCAATTTGGCGGCGATGCGGCCGCCATAATCCGGATCGCATCTCTTGAAGTGTTCTATGTTTTTGGTTTGCAGGTCCTCTGAAATGGTTTTCATCGTGCCTGCGATGTTGGATGTTAAACGGTCTTTTTCTTCTTCGCTGAGCATTCGATACAAATTTCCGGCCTGCGTGAAGTCGTCATTGTCTTTGTGGGAGTCATGACGATCCAGAGTGCCTGACAAATTCAAGGCAGGGTCTTTGAAGCTTTCGTTCTGTACCGGACCGCCAAAACCATTGGGTTCATAGTTGTCCTGTCTTCCTCCGTTGCCGTCGAATCTCATGCTGCCATCGCGGTGATAACTGTTTACTTCCGAGTGCGGGCGATTCACTGGCAGGTACTGATAGTTTACCCCCAGGCGATAGCGTTGGGCATCCGGATAGGCGAACAGTCGTCCTTGCAGCATCTTATCCGGTGAAAAACCCACGCCCGGTGGGACGTTGCTTGGTGAAAAGGCGGCTTGTTCGACTTCAGCAAAATAGTTTTCCGGATTTCTGTTCAGCTCAAGAATCCCGACATCCAACAGTGGGAATTCGCTGTGTGGCCACACCTTGGTAAGATCAAACGGATCAAACCGGAATTGTTCGGCCTGACGTTCAGTCATAATTTGAACCTTCAAAGCCCAGCGTGGGAATTCCTTTCTTTCAATCGCCTCGAATAGATCGCGACCGGCATAATCCGGATCAGTTCCCGCCAGTTCGACGGCTTTGGCGACAGGAAGATTTTTGATCCCTTGCATGGATTTGAAGTGGAACTTCACCCACACGCGTTCGTTTTTATCATTGATAAAGCTGAACGTGTGGCTACCGTAGCCATTCATAAAGCGATAGCCATCTGGGATTCCGCGATCACTGAATAAGATCGTGATCTGGTGCAAAGCTTCAGGAGCTTTGGACCAGTAATCCCACATACGCACCGGGTTTTTATATCCTGTTTGCGGATCGCGTTTCTGCGAGTGGATGAAGTCCGGGAACTTCAAGGGATCTCGTTCAAAGAAGACCGGCGTGTTGTTGCCCACGATGTCCCAGTTGCCTTCTTCGGTATAGAACTTTAAGGCAAAGCCGCGCGGGTCGCGCTCGGTATCTGCGGAACCTTTTTCTCCTGCGACAGTTGAAAAGCGCAGGAAGGCTTCGGTCTTTTTGCCGATCTTTGAAAAGATCGCCGCTTTGGTGAAGCGCGTGATGTCATGAGTGACGGTGAAGGTGCCATAGGCGCCAGAGCCCTTGGCATGAACCACGCGCTCTGGAATGCGCTCGCGGTTGAAGTGCGCGAGCTTTTCAATCAGGTGATAGTCCTGCAAAGCCACCGGGCCGCGCGGGCCGGAAGTAAGGCTGTGCTGGTTTTCAGAAATGGGAATGCCTGCGGATGTTGTGAGTGTCTTTTTCATAAATTAACCTCGTGCGGGGATGAAGAAATGGGATAAAGCCTGCAGACGGCGCCAGAGGCGTGATCCTGGGGCGGGTGGTTCAGATTGAAGCTCATTGAACAGTCGCACCAGATCGTCGCGGCCAAAGGCTTCGGCAAAGCTCAAAGCAGTCTGCCCCTTGGGGTTGCGGGCATTCAGGTCGGCGCCGGCTCGGAGCAGCTGGCGGGCGATTTTGTCATGGCCCTTAAAAGCCACGCCCATAAGGATGGTATTGCCACTGTTGTCGCGCGAATTGACGTCGGCGCGACAGGAGATCAGCAGACTTACCAGGGAAAGGTGGCCATTATAGGCGGCCAGCATCAGCAGGGAGTGGCCCTTGTGGTTTTTCAAGTCGGGATTTCCCAGATTCTTCAGATAAGTCATTACCTGGCTGTAGTCATTTTGGCGAACGGCCTCAAAAACCGGGTCTTCGGTTTGTGCCGTCTTAAGATAGTCTGCCCACGTTCTCATAACACCTCTCTTGCTTTCACTAAGATCGGCGAAATGAAGGTATAAATCGAATCGATAATAAATATGAGAACTATCGATATTAACTATAAAGGCAAGGCTGGACCTAGGCTTCGGTCCTGTAGCCTTCGTCTGGGTATATAGCTAGAATGGATTCATGTCTTACACTCAGTTTGCGGTAGGTTTACGTCGATTTCTGAACAGTCCCACAAAAGTGGCGCTGGTTTGTTTGCTGATCTTTTCAGTTTCCATCGTTGTGAATGGAAATGCCTTCCGCCTGTGGGGTCTGCACCGTGATTTTGATAGAATCACATTTGAAATCCAGCAGACGCGTCAGAACATTGCGGCTCTGACCGGCCAACTTAAGCAGGCTAAGGACCCTTCCTTTATTGAGCGCCAGGCTCGCGATAAATTGGATCTGGCGGGCGAGCACGACCTGGTTTTTGTATTCCCTGAGCAATAGCCAATAACCCATCGCATTATCTAGTGTCTTCCGGGTATAATACAAATAGTATTCCTGCTCTATTCGGGGATACTTTTTGAAGTGATCCCAGGGGTTTATATGCTAGATAATAATATTCAGCAGCTTGATTGGAATAAAGAATCTCTCCGTGACCTCCGCCTGCGTTTGGGCTGGAGCCGATCCGATCTTGCCCGTCGTTTGCATTGTTCAATTGGTGACATCGAAGCTTGGGAAGAAGGACGCCGCTCTGTCGAGTCCTCCATCCGTGGCGATCTGGAGATCATTCTTCGTCAGGCGGAAGCTTGCAGCGATGAGGTCAAATACACTCCGGCTGCGGAAAACGAGCTGGATAAAAATGCCCTGGAACAAATCGATTTCACTCGCGTGAAAGCCGAATTGAAATAGGCATCAATCATCGACAATCAGGCCTGTGCGGTGTAGACCTTTGGTTTACATCCGGAGGCCTTCATGAAGAAAATCTACCTTATTGACGTCAGTGCCATGTTCTTTCGCGCCTTCTACGCGATTCGTGCCCTTTCGTCTCCAAGCGGAGTTCCGGTTAACGCCGTTTACGGCTTCCTTTCCATGATGATCAAACTTCTGAAAGAGGAAAAACCCGAGTATCTGGTTTTCTGCTATGACCGCAAAGAACCCTCTTTCCGAAAAACCATGTACGATGGCTACAAAGCTCACCGTACCGAGATGCCGGACGAACTGGCCCAACAAATCCCTTATATCAAAAGACTGGCAGACCTGCTGGGAGTTCCCGCATTTGAAGTCGAATCCTTCGAGGCCGATGACATCATCGGGACATTGACTAAATGGAGCCGTCGCAATGGCATGGAAGTGTTCATTGTCAGCGGCGATAAAGACTTCGGCCAGCTGATCGAAGACGGCGTCACGCTGTACGACACGATGAAGGGTGTTCGCTACAACGCTGAAGGTGTCTTTGAAAAGTGGGGTGTGCGCCCGGATCAGTTTATCGACTATCTGGCGATTGTGGGGGATGCTTCGGACAACGTTCCGGGCGTAAAGGGTGTCGGGGAAAAAGGCGCCATCAAGCTTTTGGAGCAGTTCAAACACGTCGAAGACATCTATGAAAATATCGACAAAGTTGAAAGCAAAAGCGTTCGTGAAAAGCTGATTGCCTCCAAAGACAATGCACTACTGTCCAAAAAGCTGGTGACTATTTCCTGCGACGTACCGATGCCGGATGACCTTGAGGCCTACAAACTCAAGCCGTTCAAGGCGGACGAACTGCGTGCCTTCCTGCATGAGCTGAATTTTAAATCCTTCGAAAAAAGTCTGTTTGGAACAGTGGACACGACTCCGGCAGCGGCGGCACCAGCGGCTCCGGCCGGTCCGTTGATCAAGACGGCAGCCCCCTCCGCGCCATTGAGTATTGCCGATGATGTCGCGCCGACCATCGTGATTGCCAAAGAAGAGCGTCAGTTCACTGAAAAAAGCATGACAACCCGCGAGCTGGCCGACTTCCTGGCGGAACACCAAAGCCTTTGGGGCTTTAGCGACATGCGTGGAGTCTTCATCGGAACTGAGTCCCAGATCATCCAGGTCCCTGATCATGAATATCTGGGGAAGTTGACCGACACTTTCCAAGTTCAATGGCATGGCTATGACCTGAAGTCCTTCTGGCACAAGATCGGAGCGAAAACTCCGGTGGCGGCCTGGGATTCCCAGTTGGCGGCTTATGTGTTGAAGGCCGGTGACACCTCCGATTTTGCCAAGATCTACACTCGCTTTATGGCCGATGTGTTGCCGGATTTGGCATCACCATCGCAGCTGTACAATGCTCAATTGAATTTTGCCACAACCCTGAAATCCCAGTTGCAGACCGTGCAGGGTGAAAAGGTTTATCAGGAACTGGATCTTCCATTGGCCCGTGTGCTTTTGTCCATGGAGCGTCTGGGGGTTCGCATCGACAAGGATCTTTTGGCCAAACAAAGTGAAGAGCTGGCGAAAGACATCGCAGAAATCGAAAAACAAATCCACGAAGCGGCAGGGGAGTCCTTTAACGTCGGAAGCCCGAAGCAGCTGGGCGTGATCCTGTTTGAAAAACTGGGCCTGCCTGCCGGGAAAAAAACAAAAACCGGCTATTCCACAGACGAAGAAGTGTTGTTGGGTCTGGAGCATCCGATTGCAAAACTGGTTTTGCAATGGCGTGAGATGTCCAAGCTGAAGTCCACTTACGTCGATGCCTTGCCAACCATGATTGATCCTAAAGACGAGCGCGTGCACACGAGCTTTAATCAGGCCCTGACCACCACGGGCCGTCTTTCCAGCACGCAGCCGAATTTGCAGAATATTCCAATTCGTACCGCGCGCGGCCAGCAGGTGCGCAAGGCGTTCATCGCGGCTCCGCGCATGAAGCTTCTGTCGGTGGATTATTCCCAGATTGAACTGCGCATCCTGGCGCATATTTCCGAAGACCCGAACTTGTGCAAAGCCTTTGCTGAAGACCTCGACATTCACGCGGCCACCGCAGCGGAAGTGTTTGGGGTGCCTTTGAAAGATGTGACTGCTGAACACCGTCGTTCTGCGAAGGCCGTGAACTTTGGAATTGCTTACGGTCAGGGGGCCTTCGGTCTGGCGGAAAACCTGGGTATTTCACGCACCGAAGCCAAGGATATTATCGAGCGCTATTTCAACCGCTTTAAAAACGTCCGCGAGTATATCGATGGCACCATCAAGATGGCTCACGAAAAAGGCTATGTTGAAACGCTGTTTGGACGCCGCCGTTATATCGACGAGCTTCAGTCCAAGAACATGGCTTTAAAAAAGTTCGGCGAGCGCGCCGCGATCAACGCCCCGATTCAGGGGACTGCCAGTGATCTGGTGAAAAAGGCGATGATCGAAGTGTTTGAAAAAGTGCCGGTGCGCATGCTGTTGCAGGTGCACGATGAATTGATCTTCGAGGATTTCGAGGAGAATCTGCAGAAACATTCCCCTCAGTTGGTTTCAATCATGGAAAACGTGATGAAGCTGAAAGTGCCGTTGAAGGTCAATTATGCGATCGGGAACAACTGGGACGAAGCTCACTAGGGCTTCGTCTTATTCAGTTTCCCAGCCAACCACGCGTCCGCCTTCAAAATACACATAACGTGTTTCTTTGCGGTAGCCTTCCGGGGCGGACACAAACTTCTGATATTTCCAGCGTTCATTTTTGTACAGAGGATTGCCCGAGACTTCGACACTCATCGGGTCCCCCCAGGATCTTTTGACATAATCCTGTGGCATTCCCACGGCGATATCCTGGGATTCGATCAAACCCTTCATTTCCTCCTGCGGAGCTTGAGATCGGTTCCACACGCTGTTGCGGTTCACCCAGGCCTGACGGCCTTCGATGGATGGGATGGACAGAACTTCGATTTTTTCTGCATCATTTTTAAGCCAAGGCAGGATCTTGGAGTACTGTTCGCGCTCTTTGCGCGAGGACAGGCTGCGTTCCAACTGGCGCAGTTGCTGACGGTCGCGAACGGCCTGCAGGTCACGACCACTCAAGGAAGCTGGGTCCAAACCCAACTCATACGCTGTCTGGCGAGTTTGGCGGTCATAGACAGCACGGTTGGAGTTGTCGCTATAGCGGACATCTTCCGGTGCCGGGGCATAGCCGCTGTCCGCGGAACGGTGAAGATGGGAACAACCACTCAAGGCCCCCAGGGCCACAATGACGGATACAAGGACTTTCATCAAAGATCTCTCCTGCAGTCTTAATGCTAGCCGATGGACTTCTGTTTATAAATTGTTCTTGCGACGTATTTGATTCCTTCCTTACAATCGTCTTGGGGGAATCGCATTGGCTGAACAGGAAAACACGACCAAGGTAGAGGAAGAGATCAAGGACGGCGCTCCGGAAGGGGAAGCTGAGGATTTGATGTCCCTTGAGTCCTTGGACTCTGCACTGGCGGAAGCAGACCCCGAGTTTGCTCAGTCGCTGAATGAAATCGGCCCCGATATGGCCGGTGATGCCTTGATTTACGAAGAAGGCATCGAGCTTGAATACACCCTCGCAGAAGAAGAAAAGCTGTGGCAGTCCGCGACCGGATTCCGGAAGAAGCTTTTGAAGATTCTGCCCTTCCTTCCGCGCATTTCCTATAAAGTAAAAATGAAGCGCACCGTGATGCGCTTAAGTTGGAGAAAGTTCAAAGAGCAGCTTCGTCATCGCATTGTGAATGGCGGACCGCTTCTGCTGGCGTGGGCGAAAAGAACTGCCCAGGGCTTTAGATCCGGCCTTGGCGAATTCATGGCGACCTTTAAGTCGTTTTCGCTGGTTAAAAAACTTGCATTGGTGGGCTTGCTGGTGGTGACGGCGGGGGCTGGTGTGGTGCTTTATCGTCTGGCCACGAAAGGTCTGATTCCTCAGCACGAGGATCTGTTCATTCATTCGATGGCGGACTGGTCCTCGCAGAAATATCAATACGATCCCAAAACCGAAGTGGAATCCTTCTATGACTCCACCCGTGCCGCGCAAAACGTGTTTCTGATGCAAAGAATGGTGGTGAATTTGCGCCGTTCCGCAGAGTCCGGCACCAATCCCATGGGGGCTTTTGAGTTCTATGTGGAAGGCGCGGCCTCTGATGTCGTTGTCGAAATCAAAGACCGCGAAGCGGAAGTGGAAGACCTGTTCCTGAGAACGATCGAGGAGATGACTTTCGATCAGGCCGCCTCAGGGGAGGGCAAACAAGAGCTTTGCGAACGTCTGCGCAAAGAAGTGAACAAGATCCTGACCAAGGGTTACGTGCGCCGGATCTTTATCAAAACCGCGATCGTTAAACCTTAAAGCTCGTGATATCGATGTCATAGTATTTCAAACGGTCATGCAGCGTGCTTTTGGGCATGCCCAGATCCTGAGCCGTTCTTCGCTGGTTTCCTTTATTCGCCTGCAGGCGTTTGATGATCATCTGTTTTTCAATCTCTTTAATCACCGGCATGTCGTTGCTGACGCGTTCTTCGGATTTTTCCAGAAGAGTTTTGTCCAGTAGCTTTTCAACGTGGTTTTCGGTGATGTGAATGCGCGGGTAAAGAGCCGCTGCGCGACTGACCAGATTTTTCAATTCACGAATATTCCCCGGCCATGGATGCTTTTTCAGTCGGGCAATGGCGCCGAATGAGAAGCGCACACGCATTTTGCGGGCAAAGGTGTAAAGCAGCTCTTCAAAGTCCTCCATGCGCAAAGCCAAAGCCGGTGGCGCCACCGACACCACATTCAGGCGGAAATAAAGATCCGACCGGAACAGACCTTCGCGGATTTTTTCAGACAGATTCTGGTGGGTGGCGGCGATGATGCGAACATCGGTGCGGACATTGCGATCCGCACCCACTGGGCGGATTTCGTTGTTTTCCAGGGCGCGCAGCAGTTTGGCCTGCAGGCTGTAGGAAAGATCCCCGATTTCATCCAGAAACAATGTGCCGCCGCGGGCGGCTTCAAAAGCCCCTTTGCGGTCGTTGATAGCGCCGGTGAAGCTGCCTTTCACGTGACCGAAAAGCTCACTTTCAATCAGGGTTTCGCTCAAGGCACTGCAGTTCACGCTGACGAACGGGCCCTTGTCGCGAAGGCTGTTTTCATGCAGAGCCTGGGCAATGACATCCTTGCCTGTTCCGGAAGGGCCCAGAATCAGGACCGGGAACTCGGTTTTGGCGACGTTGGAAAGAGCCTGCAGTTCTTCATTCCAGACATCGTTGCGACTTTTGATTGGGAAGGGGGTGGTGGTCTCTTCCTGGGTTAAGAACAGGAATTCCTGTTCCCCCAACCTGATGATGTCGCCTTCTTGCAGGAACGCTTCCATCACGCGGGCATCATTCACATAGGTGCCTTGCGGGGTGCGCAGATCGCGGATCAAATATGATTGATCTTTCTTTTCGATGCGAGCGTGGCGTTCCGCCACTTGTTCACCTTGGACCTGAATCTGGCACTGAGAGTCTTTGCCCAGGGTGACGAACTCCTGCAAAGACATGGTTTTGGGGTTTTCGTCCATTGTTTTCAAAAATGCTTGTGACATGGGGTCTCCTGCTTAAAAAGTGCCCACCTTTGTGGTGGGGAATGCGATGACCCACCACTTCAAGACTTTGACCGGGCTGGATTCGAATATAAGTGGGGCTCGGGCTTTTCGACTCGCCAAATTATCCTGCGACGGACTAGGTTCTCGGAATTGAGAAATGGGGGGAGCTCTGATAGTCTTGGCTATGCCAAAGACGATTCAGTTCATTAAAAGCGCCGTTCTGGAAAAAGACTTCCCTGTACACAAGAAAGCTGAAGTAGCCATCGCTGGCCGCTCCAATGCCGGAAAGTCGTCTTTCATCAATGCCCTGACCAAAAACAAGATTGCGAAAGTCAGCTCCACGCCGGGTAAAACCCGTCTGCTCAATTTCTTTGAGCTGGATCAGTCCTATGTGATGGTGGATATGCCGGGTTACGGCTTTGCGGCACGTTCCGGTGATGAAATGCGTGAATGGCACCGCATGATTGAAACTTATCTGATGAACCGTGAACAACTTCGTGGACTGCTTCTGGTGATGGACATCCGTCGCTCGTGGACTGAAGACGAAGAGCTTTTGAAAGAGTTCTCTGAACGTCGTGGTTTCCCGCTGGCTGTGGTGCTGACCAAAGCCGACAAAATGTCACGCAGTCAGATGCTGCAGGCGGTGGCGAAAGTGAAGAAGGCCTCGGGCCTGAGTGCCGTGTTTGGTGTGTCTGCCCTGAAAAAAGAGGGCCAGGACGCGGTTGAAGACTACATCTATGAAAATTGGATAAAAGAATGAAAATTGTCGGTGTGATCCCCGCTCGTTTTGGCTCTACACGCTTCCCCGGAAAACCCCTGGTGAACTTGAAAGGCCGCCCCCTGATTCAGTGGACGGTTGAAGGAGCCAAGAAGTCGAAACTTCTGAGCGAGGTGATTGTCGCCACCGATCACGAAGGCATCAAAGCCGCCGCCGAAGCTGTCGGTGTTAAAGTCGTCATGACGGACAGCGATCTTCCCACCGGAAGCGACCGAATCAATGCTGCCATTAAAGATGTTGCCTGTGATGTCGTTGTCAATATCCAGGGGGATGAACCGCTGGTGACCGGCGAGTTGATTGACCGCCTGGCGCAGGTGTTTGTCGATGATCCGAAAATGGACATGGCCACGCTGGCTCATCCGATCAGTGCTGAAGAGCTGCAATCCATGAACTCGGTGAAAGTTGTTGTGAACTGCCGTGACGAGGCTCTTTATTTCAGCCGCTATCCAATGCCTTATTCCCGTATGTCGGCACAAGAGGCCGGCAGCATGGATGGTTGTCTGAAACACATCGGCATGTATGCCTATTCCAGAAATTTTTTAAAACAGTTCTGCGAAGCTCCTCCGGCCCTCATTGAAAAAGCCGAGAGTCTGGAGCAGCTGCGCGCTCTGTATTTAGGTGCAAAAATCAAAGTAATCAGAGTCAAGGAAGCCAGTGTCGGGGTGGATACTCCCGAAGATCTGGCGCGACTCGAAAAACTCTTAAGCTCACAGGGGATGTAATGGCAAAGAGAAAGACCACCACAAAGAAGGTGTCGACAGCGAAGTCGACCAAGAAAACGTTGAAGCAAAAATTTATTTTTGTCACCGGGGGCGTTGTTTCCTCGATTGGCAAAGGACTGACAGCAGCCAGCCTTGGTGCTTTGCTGGAAGGCCGCGGTCACAAAGTGACCATCATGAAATTTGATCCTTATTTGAACGTGGATCCTGGCACAATGTCGCCATTGCAGCACGGTGAAGTTTATGTGACTGAAGATGGGGCGGAAACCGATCTGGATCTGGGGCACTATGAGCGTTTCACATCCGCTTTGATGAACCGCTCAAACTCTGTTTCCACCGGTCAGATCTATGACACGGTTTTGAACCGCGAGCGTCGCGGGGACTACCTGGGTGGCACTGTGCAGGTCATTCCGCACATCACGGAAGAAATCAAAGCTCGTATCTATGAAGCCGCTCAGGGCAGTGAAATCATTCTGGTTGAAATCGGCGGGACAGTCGGGGATATCGAAAGTCAGCCGTTCCTGGAAGCCATTCGTCAGATGCGTATCGATGTGGGTCAGGAAAACTCTGTGCTGGTGCATGTGACTTATGTGCCGTACATCGCGGCGGCGGGTGAATTGAAATCCAAGCCGACTCAGCACTCAGTGAAAGAGCTGCGTGAAATCGGTTTGCAACCCGACTTCCTGGTCTGCCGCAGTGAAAAAGTCATTGATGACAATCTGAAGGCCAAAATCGGTCTGTTCTGTTCCGTGAAACCGGAAAATGTTATCGCCGCTCAGGACAGTCGTTTTATCTATGAAGTCCCTCTGGCTTTGCACAGAGAAAAGCTGGATGAACTGATCGTGGCACGTCTGGGCCTTTCTGCTGGCAAGTTGAACATGAAAGGCTGGCAGAATCTGGTGAAGATTCTGGGGAACCCAAGTCATACTGTGAAAATCGGCGTGGTTGGCAAGTATGTCGATTTGAAGGAATCCTACAAATCCCTGCATGAAGCCTTGGTTCACGGTGGCGTTGCCAACAATGCCCGCGTGGAAATCATTTACGTGGATTCCGAAAAGGTCACCGACAAGACTGTGCACTCTTTATTGGGCAAGGTCGACGGCATTCTGGTGCCGGGGGGCTTCGGCACCCGTGGTGTGGAAGGCAAGATCACTGCCATCAAGTATGCCCGTGAAAAGCGGGTTCCATTCTTCGGTATCTGTTTTGGTATGCAATTGTCGGCGATTGAGTTTGCGCGCAACGTGTGTGGTATCAAAGATGCCACCAGCCGTGAATTCCATGCTGAAAACAAACGCACTGGCAACTTCGTGATTGATTCCATGGCCGAGCAGCGCGGAGTGATCAACAAGGGTGGCACCATGCGCCTGGGCGCTTTCCCATGCGCTATTGCCTCCGGCTCGCGCGCCTATCAGGTGTACAAGGCGTCGTCCATTATGGAACGTCACCGTCACCGTTTTGAGTTCAACAACAAGTATAAAGACTTGTTTGAAAAGAACGGCATGATGGCTTCCGGTATCTGCAAAGAACGTGACCTGGTCGAGATTGTGGAACTTCCTGATCACCCATGGTTTGTCGGCGTGCAGTTCCATCCGGAATTCAAATCAAAGCCCTTGGCTCCGCACCCTCTCTTCGTGCATTTTGTTAAAGCAAGCCTGAAGAAGAAGTAAGAAAGGTTCGTTAGAATATGTCCAAAGTTATTCAACAGGGTCTGAAAGTTCTAGAGGTTGAGGCCCAGGCCATTCTGGCATTGAAAGAGCGCCTTGGGGACTCTTTTGAACAAGTGGTGAAGATGATCACAGCCTGTGACGGCAAAATCGTTCTGACGGGCATGGGTAAATCCGGCCAGATCGCCAGAAAGCTTGCCAGCACTTTTTCTTCCACCGGAACTCCGGCGGTGTTTCTGCATCCGGCAGAAAGCTCGCACGGGGATTTGGGCCTTGTTGAAAACAACGATGTGGTGATTGCGCTGTCTTATGGCGGTGAGTCCCCTGAGTTCGCAGGCATCTTAAGATTTGTTTCCCGCAAAGGCATTCCTTTGATCGCGATCACCGGCAAACCGGAATCGTCATTGGCGAAAGCCGCTCAAGTCACTTTGAATGTTCATGTGTCAGAAGAAGCTTGTCCATTGGGTCTTGCACCCACGGCCAGCAGTACAGCGACCCTGGCAATGGGCGACGCTGTGGCAATGGCGGTGATGGCGGAAAAAGGCTTCAGCTCTGAAGACTTTGCTGAATTTCATCCCGGCGGCAGTCTGGGGTATC encodes:
- a CDS encoding KpsF/GutQ family sugar-phosphate isomerase, translating into MSKVIQQGLKVLEVEAQAILALKERLGDSFEQVVKMITACDGKIVLTGMGKSGQIARKLASTFSSTGTPAVFLHPAESSHGDLGLVENNDVVIALSYGGESPEFAGILRFVSRKGIPLIAITGKPESSLAKAAQVTLNVHVSEEACPLGLAPTASSTATLAMGDAVAMAVMAEKGFSSEDFAEFHPGGSLGYRLLTRVRDVMHGGDALPTVTLDTPIRQVFSIMTHKDVRGAAGIVDEKGDLVGVITDGDIRRRLEKSNDPLTGLAKDLMTTNPRTIDANELAEKALFVMEQFQIQMVFVLDKESSNPRKPVGILHIQDLLRAKVR
- the kdsB gene encoding 3-deoxy-manno-octulosonate cytidylyltransferase, which encodes MKIVGVIPARFGSTRFPGKPLVNLKGRPLIQWTVEGAKKSKLLSEVIVATDHEGIKAAAEAVGVKVVMTDSDLPTGSDRINAAIKDVACDVVVNIQGDEPLVTGELIDRLAQVFVDDPKMDMATLAHPISAEELQSMNSVKVVVNCRDEALYFSRYPMPYSRMSAQEAGSMDGCLKHIGMYAYSRNFLKQFCEAPPALIEKAESLEQLRALYLGAKIKVIRVKEASVGVDTPEDLARLEKLLSSQGM
- the yihA gene encoding ribosome biogenesis GTP-binding protein YihA/YsxC — encoded protein: MPKTIQFIKSAVLEKDFPVHKKAEVAIAGRSNAGKSSFINALTKNKIAKVSSTPGKTRLLNFFELDQSYVMVDMPGYGFAARSGDEMREWHRMIETYLMNREQLRGLLLVMDIRRSWTEDEELLKEFSERRGFPLAVVLTKADKMSRSQMLQAVAKVKKASGLSAVFGVSALKKEGQDAVEDYIYENWIKE
- a CDS encoding CTP synthase, with the protein product MAKRKTTTKKVSTAKSTKKTLKQKFIFVTGGVVSSIGKGLTAASLGALLEGRGHKVTIMKFDPYLNVDPGTMSPLQHGEVYVTEDGAETDLDLGHYERFTSALMNRSNSVSTGQIYDTVLNRERRGDYLGGTVQVIPHITEEIKARIYEAAQGSEIILVEIGGTVGDIESQPFLEAIRQMRIDVGQENSVLVHVTYVPYIAAAGELKSKPTQHSVKELREIGLQPDFLVCRSEKVIDDNLKAKIGLFCSVKPENVIAAQDSRFIYEVPLALHREKLDELIVARLGLSAGKLNMKGWQNLVKILGNPSHTVKIGVVGKYVDLKESYKSLHEALVHGGVANNARVEIIYVDSEKVTDKTVHSLLGKVDGILVPGGFGTRGVEGKITAIKYAREKRVPFFGICFGMQLSAIEFARNVCGIKDATSREFHAENKRTGNFVIDSMAEQRGVINKGGTMRLGAFPCAIASGSRAYQVYKASSIMERHRHRFEFNNKYKDLFEKNGMMASGICKERDLVEIVELPDHPWFVGVQFHPEFKSKPLAPHPLFVHFVKASLKKK